From Afipia carboxidovorans OM5, one genomic window encodes:
- the rplP gene encoding 50S ribosomal protein L16: protein MMQPKKTKFRKAHKGRIHGVASSGATLSFGQFGLKAMAPERITARQIEAARRALTRHMKRVGRVWIRVFPDVPVSKKPAEVRMGSGKGSPELWVVRVKPGRILFEIDGVNDQIAREALTLAAAKLPIKTRFVARIAE from the coding sequence ATGATGCAACCAAAGAAGACAAAGTTCCGCAAGGCGCATAAGGGCCGGATTCACGGCGTCGCCTCGTCGGGCGCGACGTTGTCTTTCGGCCAGTTCGGCCTGAAGGCGATGGCGCCGGAGCGCATCACTGCGCGCCAGATCGAGGCTGCCCGTCGTGCGCTGACGCGCCACATGAAGCGTGTCGGCCGCGTCTGGATCCGCGTATTCCCCGATGTCCCGGTGTCGAAGAAGCCTGCCGAAGTCCGCATGGGCTCGGGCAAGGGTTCGCCGGAATTGTGGGTGGTCCGCGTCAAGCCCGGCCGCATCCTGTTCGAGATCGACGGCGTCAACGATCAGATCGCGCGCGAGGCGTTGACCCTTGCCGCCGCGAAGCTTCCGATCAAGACGCGCTTCGTTGCGCGCATCGCGGAGTAA
- the rpsC gene encoding 30S ribosomal protein S3: protein MGQKINPIGLRLGINRTWDSRWFAGKGDYAKLLHEDVRIREVLMKELKQAAVARIVIERPHKKCRVSVYSARPGVVIGKKGADIDKLKKKVAEITESDVVINIVEIRKPELDATLVAESIAQQLERRVAFRRAMKRAVQSAMRLGAQGIRINCSGRLGGAEIARMEWYREGRVPLHTLRADVDYGVATAFTTFGTCGVKVWLFKGEILEHDPMAQDKRLNEGGGDSRPRRDAA, encoded by the coding sequence ATGGGTCAGAAGATCAATCCAATCGGGCTGCGTCTCGGCATCAACCGGACCTGGGATTCCCGTTGGTTCGCCGGCAAGGGCGATTACGCAAAGCTCCTCCACGAGGACGTGCGCATTCGCGAAGTGCTGATGAAGGAGCTGAAGCAGGCGGCTGTGGCGCGCATCGTGATCGAGCGCCCGCACAAGAAGTGCCGCGTTTCAGTTTACTCGGCACGTCCCGGCGTGGTGATCGGCAAGAAGGGCGCCGACATCGACAAGCTGAAGAAGAAGGTCGCGGAGATCACCGAGTCCGACGTCGTCATCAACATCGTCGAGATTCGCAAGCCTGAGCTCGATGCGACGCTGGTCGCCGAATCGATCGCCCAGCAGCTCGAGCGCCGCGTGGCCTTCCGCCGCGCCATGAAGCGCGCCGTGCAGTCGGCGATGCGTCTCGGCGCCCAGGGCATTCGTATCAACTGCTCGGGTCGTCTGGGCGGCGCGGAAATCGCCCGCATGGAGTGGTACCGCGAGGGCCGCGTGCCGCTGCACACGCTGCGTGCCGACGTCGATTACGGCGTGGCGACGGCGTTCACCACCTTCGGTACCTGCGGCGTCAAGGTCTGGCTCTTCAAGGGCGAGATTCTCGAGCACGATCCGATGGCACAGGACAAGCGCCTGAACGAAGGCGGCGGTGACAGCCGCCCGCGTCGCGACGCGGCTTGA
- the rplV gene encoding 50S ribosomal protein L22, translated as MSKPKRERALPENEAKAVARMLRVSPQKLNLVAQLIRGKKAASALADLQFSRKRIAVDVKKCLESAIANAENNHDLDVDALVVSEAHVGNGMVMKRFAPRGRGRSGRIYKPFSQLTIVVRQVEAEASA; from the coding sequence ATGAGCAAACCAAAGCGCGAACGCGCCCTTCCGGAGAATGAAGCAAAGGCGGTTGCCCGCATGCTTCGCGTGAGCCCGCAGAAGCTCAATCTCGTCGCGCAGTTAATCCGCGGCAAGAAGGCGGCGTCTGCGCTCGCTGACCTGCAGTTCTCGCGCAAGCGGATCGCGGTCGACGTCAAGAAGTGCCTCGAGTCCGCGATCGCCAATGCCGAAAACAACCATGACCTCGATGTCGACGCTTTGGTCGTCTCCGAGGCGCATGTCGGCAACGGCATGGTGATGAAGCGTTTCGCACCGCGCGGCCGTGGCCGCTCGGGCCGTATCTACAAACCGTTCTCGCAGCTGACGATCGTTGTTCGTCAGGTCGAGGCCGAGGCGAGCGCTTAA